In Monodelphis domestica isolate mMonDom1 chromosome 1, mMonDom1.pri, whole genome shotgun sequence, the sequence TTTCCATCTATGCTGCCTTTTTGTGATTTTATCTGCATGCACACAGACGACTACACACACATgactacacacacatatacactcattcactctttctctgtctgtctgtctgtctgtctgtctgtctgcctgcctgcctgcctgcctgcccgcctgcctgcctgcctctccTTACCTCTGTCAGTCTTATATCACTGACTGCCTTTTGGATATCTCTAACTAGATGGCTCACAGGTATCTTAACCTCAGCCTGTCCCAAACAGAAATTATTGTCCTTTCCAAGTCCTGTCTTGTTTTTTCTAACTTCCTTTTTTACTGTTGATCCTTACCCATCTCCCAGTTCATCCTAGTTCAGAACCTCACCATATTACACTCAGTTACTCCACATAACCAATCTCTTGGTTAGGATTACAGTTTTGCATCCTTTTCTCCACTAACGAATAAACCAGCTTGGTGCAGAGCCTCATTCCCTCACTCCTGGACCACTGTAGAAATGTTCAGGTTGGTCTCCCCACTTCAGGTCTCATTCCAATTCCAATTAATCTTCCACTTAGATGCCAAATCAAACTTCCTAAATTTGTcaacccctccctccccccaactcacATATTGAAACAACACGAATAACGAAAAGTATTAAGCTATGTACAATTTCGAAAAGGCCCAAACATCATTGGACCATACAACATTCTCCAACCACTTGCAGATGCAGTAAAACTATTTACAAAAGAACCTCTACACCATCTCACATTATAAATTCCATTGGTTCCTGATTACcaccaaaaataaatatgtaaaattctCTGGTTTTGAGAACACTATCTGGCCCCTTTCCAATCTTACATTTTACTCCCCTTAGTGTTATGATCTAGCAACTCTGGCCTTGTTGGTGTTCCTGTCATATGAATTCCATTTCTAGACTTGATGCCTTTTCAGTGACAACCCTATCCCTGGAATACCCTTCTCATCTATGATTtgtggcttccctggcttctttcaagatttaTTTTTGCAAAAGGCTTTCCCAATTTGCCCTAGCTGGTAGTGTTTTTCCTTTGAGATTGCTTTCCATTTGCATTGTATGTAACCAATATATATAACTTTGCATgttgtgaactctttgagggctGAGACCGGAAGTCTTTGTATCCTGTTGTCTTATTTGATTTCATGTTGTCTCTGCCTTAGGTTGTTTCAAGCTTCTAGAGGACAGGAAccgtctttttcttttcttttctttgtgtccctTGTGCTTAGTGAACACCATGCCTGGTACCTAGATTGGTTTATTCTAATTATAAATTACTATTTACTACAAGCCCCTTTCTTTCACCACCTTCTGCACCTTTGTAAAAGTTGTGGACAAAAATATGAAACTTTATAATAGACCTAGCAATCATAACAGAGAATGTGAATGAGATAAACTTGCTCATGAGATGTAATTGTGACAGAATAGATTAAAAAGCAGAATCTAGCaacatttgctatttttttaaaacccgtatcttcctttttagaatcaataatgtatgttggttctaagggagaagagtgaaAGGTTAGGTGAGGGttaaggatcacacagttaggaagtgtttgaggccaaatttaaatccaggacctcctgtttctaggctaggctctccgtccactgagccacctagctgctcccaacaACATTTGCTTATAAGAAAtatagatgggggcagctgggtagctcagtggattgagaagccaggcctagagatgggaggtcctaggttcaaatctggcctcagacacttcccagctgtgtgacccttggcaagtcatttaaggcccattgcctaacccttgcctctcttctgccttggagcccatacacattattgactccaaaatggaaggtaagggttaaaaaaaaaagagagaaatttagaTGAAACAAAGATTTACATGTACTAAAGAAAAAACTGGAATAAAATCTTATGTCTCTGGTGTATTAAAAAAGCAGGAAGGGATATCTCAGACTCTTAGATACAGTAAAAATAGGGTTAAAGAGATACAGGGGTCTTCagttgtttataatttgttttaaaatgtgatttataTATGTGAGCTAATCAACATCTTCCTCTTTtgaattctctttggatttttcctttttttccttgatttttgtgacccttttttatttgaaaatttttattaattgatttagaatattttcccatggttacatgattcatgttcttcctccccccttcctcccagccaacaagcagttctactgggttttacaagtgtcattgattaagacctatttccatattattgatatttacattagggtgatcTATCAACATACAtagtatgtacatatacacatagtctacatccccaatcatatccctatccaaccatgtgatcaagaagttgtttttcttttgtgtttctactcccacagttctttggatatggatagtgttctttctcaaaaatccctcataattgtcccagatcattgcattgctgctaatagagatgtccattacatttgattgtgccacagtgtatcagtctctgtgtttaaagttctcctggttctgctcctttcactctacatcaattcctggagattgttccagttcacatggaatttctccagttcattatttcttttagcacaatagtatttaatcaccaacagatatcacaatttgttcagccattccccaattaaatggcatctcctcattttccaattttttgccaccacaaagagcatggctataaatattttatatataaatgtaaataaaaatataaatattttacaagtctttttccttatgatctctttggggtataaacccagcagtggtttggctggatcaaagggcagacagtcttttaaagccctttgggcatattaggctcttatttttaatgtaattttagaatgtattattcttttttcatcttttcatatagttcccttattttctttatatttctaaatgtatcatttctaataatataacCCCTTACATTCagatatcacaatctattcagtcgTTTCCCCCAATCATTGTATTTGTATTGTTTCCTATGttgtcattacaaacaaagcttccatgaatattttctttcataCATGACCTATCCTAGTAGTGGGATTCCTATGTTAATGAGCATGAACAGTTTTACAGCTTTGAAAAACAATTTACAGCTgttctagcaatgtaatattaaatCTTTCATGTTCCtgtcagcatttaatttgatcaacttaaccAGTCTGGTTGTTGGATGACATACATTATTAGAACCATGTTTAGTTGGATTGGTCCTTAGGCAGGAGACACAACTGTTGCCAGAATCATACTCTtttcaaaaccaagtctttccagctgatcatacccagtggaacttttgttccagtgTCACAATCCCTCAGAAATGCAGGATTACTGTCATATTATGATGACTAGTAATAGgtggaatgaaaaaaatgaccCTTTCAGATCATTATAGTCATCAAAACAAGTCAGTATTGAAGTAGAAGAAGTACAGTTTAAGTTCCTCCTTTCTCTAACTCCTCCAAGAATCTAATTCTGGATTAGTAAATccaaggggggggggaacagtcctcccccccttttttaaagtcCAGGTCAGCAGACAAGTCTGTGGACACTGGGGACAGAGTCTGGCCAGGAGTATACCATGCAAAGATTCCAAAAACATAATAATGTTTTTTGGCTCACATACTGAATTTTCAGTTATTAAAAGCCACCTCTAGTTGGCTCAGTTGATAGGGATAGAATTTTCTGgttgtttcaaatctggcttcagaaatgacctagctatgtgattctgggcaagttgcttaagccCAGATGCtgagcccttacctctcttttgccttgaaatggATACttggtatttttgtttgttttagatttttttcatgttttaatttattttaaagtatttttccaaggttacatgatttatattctctccctctcctctccccctaccccccaagctgacaagcagtttcactgggttatctatctatatatattatccctcaatacctatttccatattattcatttttgtaataatcttttaaaaacaacctTCCCAATCATAAAGCTAtataagcaaatgataaatcatgtttttcttctgcatttctactatcacaattttttttcttgatgtggatagcattctttttcataagtcccctGGGATTGTCCTAGAtttattgcattgctattagtagcaaagtcttatTACATTTGaccattccacaatgtttcacttcctgtgtacaatgttggcctggttctgctcatttcacatcattccttatagcacaatagtattccttcaccatcatatgccacaagttgttcagccattccccaatctatagACAcctccatattttccaattttttgccaccacaaaaagtatagctataaatatttttgtacaaacatttttttccctctttgggggGAACaaaccaagtagtggtattgctggatcaaagggcatgcattcttttttttttctaattttatttatttttttaattttaaacattattttatttgtttttatttattttattattttaattttaaacattattttattactttattttaattttaaacattattttatttccaaacattatttactggaaacaaagatcattttcttttcctccctgccccccctcccaccacctttccctctcccatagccgacgcacgattccactggttatcacatgtgttcttgactcgtacccatttccatgttgttggtacttgcattagagtgttcattttagagtctctcctcagtcatatcccctcaacccctgtagtcaagcagttgcttttcatcggtgtttttactcccacagtttatcctctgcttgtgggtagtattttatttttagatccctgcagattgttcagggaaattgtattgatactaatggagaagtccatcaccttcgattgtaccacaatgtatcagtctctgtgtataatgttttcctggttctgctcctttcgctctgcatcacttcctggaggttgttccagtctccatggaattcctccactttattattccttttagcacaatagtattccatcaccaacatataccacaatttgttcagccattccccaattgacatgCTAGTCATTTTAaatggttataaatatttatgttgtGGAGGGGGAgatgaccaaccactccagtatctttgccaagaaaaccccaaatgaggtcatgaagagtcagacatgactgaaaggactgaacaacaatttgtGTCACTAATAAAACTGATAGTGCCTATACTATTTTAGTAATTGTtgaatttagaaaatgtttttcaaaactaCCAATGCCTTTAATTGTAACAGTTGTGATTGATTTAACTTAGTTTCTCAAAAGGTAAAATTCTGGATGTGATTAAGAGTGCTGAGTAATCACTCTCAACTatatcaacaaacattgattaagcataTGCATATATCTCTAGCTCATCTAAAATGTTAATGTGAGAaagatgctgattttttttctcttaaattttttcctatattttttccaaactaataaatactttctcttcctcttaatTCTCCTCattgaacaagaaaaagaaaacctttataacaaatgtacatattaaaattaaataaattacagCATTGGCTATATTCTAAAATGTGTATCCCATTCTTAATTTTAACTTGGAAAATGGTATTCCTAAATGAAAAGGCATGCATAGTTTAGTAACTTTGGGTGGAATTATTCCAAATTGATACTCAGAATAGCTGTATTCAAAAATCTACTAGCAGTGCATTAGTTTTCAATTTTCCTGTAGGCCCTCTactatttgccattttcctcaaaCTGATACATGTGGGAAGTAGGACCTCAAGTTGCTTTAGTGGTattttttattagtgatttggagtattttttcatatatcaataaatagcttgaatttcttcctttgacaATTGCCTGCCATATCTTTCACCACTTATCTATTGGAATAGTTCTTAGTTTTATAAATCTGaatcaatttcttttattcttggaTTTGAGACACTTATCAAACTTCCTGCAGAGGTTTTTTTTCCCTCGTTACCCATTTCCCTTCTAAATTTacttcattgattttgtttgtgcaaaatttgACACAATTTTACACAATCAAACCTGTCCATTTTATCTGCTGGTAATTTATTATTGCATCTGATAGTATGTACAACATTCCATATCTGTCGTCTTTTCtcaatgaaaaggaaggaggagataaTCTATTCTTTGAGACCAATCTTGTCATtgcaattaataagcatttagtagCTTCATTTTTATGATCTTTTCATATGCATTATTATAGTCgtgctctttttctttccctcccagatACTGAACAAGCTGATTGTGCGTCCATTTACATCTTTAATGTAGATCAGCCTCCATCAACTGTAAACCAGCCAATTTGCATTCCCCACCATGGATTACAGCCTCACACTTCAGTTTTGTCGTCACCGCTTCATCTGCAAGGTCACAAAAACTATGAAGGAATTGGTGAGATTCCTGAATCTAAATATAGTCCACTAGGTGGTCCCAAACCCTTTGAATGTCCTAGTATTCAAATTACATCCATTTCTCCCAACTGTCATCAAGGGATAGATGCTCATGAAGATGAACTGCATACAAATGGCTCAGAAAGCGATTATTTGGAAAGACCTTCTAGAGATCATCTCTACCTTCCACTTGAACCATCATACAGGGACTCATCCCTTAGTCCAAGTCCTGCCAGCAGCATATCTTCCAGGAGTTGGTTCTCAGACGCCTCTTCTTGTGAGTCTATCTCTCACGTTTATGATGATGTAGAATCTGAGCTCAATGAAGCTGCTGCCCGATTTACACTTGGGTCTCCTTTAGCTTCTCCTGGTGGTTCTCCAAGAGGTTGTTCTGGTGATGAATCTTGGCCACAACAGTATGGATTTGGACATTCATTGTCACCTAGACAGTCTCCTTGTCATTCTCCTAGAACTAGTATCACTGATGAAAATTGGCTTAGCCCTAGACCAACATCCAGGCCTTCATCAAGACCTACCTCCCCATGTGGGAAGCGACGACACTCCAGTGCTGAAATTTGTTATGCTGGTTCACTCTCACCTCATCATTCACCAACCCACTCTCCTGGCCATTCCCCCAGGGGGAGTATAACAGAAGACACATGGTTAAATACTTCTCTCCATGGTGTACAAAACCTGAGTCCTGCACACTTTCCATTTCAGTGCTGTGCAGAGACTGATATCCCTCTAAAAACAAGAAAGACCTCTGATGATCAGACTGCCACTTTACCAGGAAAAATAGATGTCTGTTCAGATGACCAAGGAAATTTATCACCATCCCTAGAGGCTACCCTAGATGATAGTCCTGGGTCTCAGCATCCTTTAAAGAAAGATTTATCTAGTGACCAATTTCTTTCAGTTCCTTCGCACTTTACCTGGAATAAACCAAAGCCTGGCCATACCCCTATCTTTCGGTAAGGGAATATAATCAAgtaaatttgatttcttcttagaaataaatcaattttattttacatagttCATTTAATATAACATCATCTGTGCAAAATAATGTACTTCTGTTTCTTTGAAGTAAATAGCTCAAAATCCaaggtaattttatttattaagatgTTTTGGGATATTTTTTGGTACTTTTTTTGTAGCTAATCATAATTGCATATGCATATGCAAAATGCATACAGATTATACTGCAGTGTGAGGCTTTATAATTTTGTTGATGAGATATTAGACTGGTAGAGTTCTGCTAAATATCTCCCTGACCTTTGATAAGTGAACATTGACAAGCAGTTTGTCTTATCAACACTCATTGGAAAAATCTGTAACACTTTTCTTCTCCTGTCTATACATATCTCTTTCTTTACTGCCCAtctcttatcttctatttttcttccttttcgtttttttctatttcccctttCAATTTTCTCCTTTACCATTAACTGATTATAATATAGAACTGAAATAAGTATTTTATCATTGTTTTCCTTGACACTTAGAAAGCAAGTGAAttgaatgtattttatatttctctaagaaAATATCTCAAATTTTTTTATGCTTTATACTTGTTCTTTgacaaaagtattttttttcctcatgactCAGTAAAccttgactttaaaaaaattcctgtcCTGATACATTAGGCTTGCTATCTTGTAAATTTTGGAGGGCAGAGTAGGATGGAGTTGGTGTGGACTTCCAATTTTTAATCATGTATGTGAGAAACTTCTGGTGTGGAAAAAATACTTTGCACTTCAAAAGTTTCCTGGGACTCAGTACTTGTATGTGGTCACAGAGTTGGTGTGCATTTAGAGGGAGTTCttgaactcatgccttcctgACTGCAAAATTTTTTTACCTCATACCACTTCTCAGTTCTGtgcattttctttctaaaaatatttgtgCATATAGAGATATTATCATCTTCCTTGGTAAACTTTTTAGTGTTTAATCACTCTGAAATTAAAGACATTTATTCTGACAACTCATTATAGCTTGCCTTCCTAATCACTTATGTTCTCTTTGGAAAGAAAACTGATTTATATCTACTGTATAAATTTTCATAAGCTTCAAAATGAGTGATAAATCCTTTAGCTTTTCCTTGAGGCTAAACAACTTCAAGAGTGATATTTTCTTTATTgttgacatttttgttttttctgaacTTTAATTATTGATCTGTCTCAgcaacatttcttttatttgtctttttccaTTCCCATGAACACCATCTTAATCTAGTCCCCATAATTTTTTACCCATACTATGGTAATGGCTTCCTAGTCAATATTCCTGTTTTTACATTTTCTCTGTTTTCTAGTCATTCTCTCTTAGAGGCAAAAGAACCGTCCTCAGGCTTTGATGTGGTCTtgcgctctctctgtctctgtctatctctctgtctctctgtctctgtctctctctcccccctttccctctctctcttcttcccactccCTGCACACATTCTATTCATGTCCCCCTTCAGAAACTTTCAGTGGCTTCCTGgtgcctctaggataaaaataGATTCCTCC encodes:
- the NFATC3 gene encoding nuclear factor of activated T-cells, cytoplasmic 3 isoform X5; amino-acid sequence: MTTANCGAHDEFDFKLIFGEDGHPPPPLPPGPADTEQADCASIYIFNVDQPPSTVNQPICIPHHGLQPHTSVLSSPLHLQGHKNYEGIGEIPESKYSPLGGPKPFECPSIQITSISPNCHQGIDAHEDELHTNGSESDYLERPSRDHLYLPLEPSYRDSSLSPSPASSISSRSWFSDASSCESISHVYDDVESELNEAAARFTLGSPLASPGGSPRGCSGDESWPQQYGFGHSLSPRQSPCHSPRTSITDENWLSPRPTSRPSSRPTSPCGKRRHSSAEICYAGSLSPHHSPTHSPGHSPRGSITEDTWLNTSLHGVQNLSPAHFPFQCCAETDIPLKTRKTSDDQTATLPGKIDVCSDDQGNLSPSLEATLDDSPGSQHPLKKDLSSDQFLSVPSHFTWNKPKPGHTPIFRTSSLPPLDWPLPTHFGQCELKIEVQPKTHHRAHYETEGSRGAVKASTGGHPVVKLLGYNEKPINLQMFIGTADDRYLRPHAFYQVHRITGKTVATASQEIIIASTKVLEIPLLPENNMSASIDCAGILKLRNSDIELRKGETDIGRKNTRVRLVFRVHIPQPSGKVLSLQTASIPVECSQRSAQELPQIEKYSINSCPVNGGHEMVVTGSNFLPESKIIFIEKSQDGRPQWEVEGKIIREKCQGF